In a single window of the Labeo rohita strain BAU-BD-2019 chromosome 23, IGBB_LRoh.1.0, whole genome shotgun sequence genome:
- the srsf6a gene encoding serine and arginine rich splicing factor 6a, whose amino-acid sequence MPRVYIGRLSYHVREKDIQRFFSGYGKLLEVDLKNGYGFVEFEDTRDADDAVYELNGKELCGERVMVEHARGPRRDRDSYGGGYYGGGGGGGGGGGGGGGGGGRSGYSSRSRTGRDKYGPPVRTEYRLIVENLSSRCSWQDLKDFMRQAGEVTYADAHKERANEGVIEFRSYSDMRRALEKLDGTDINGRKIRLVEDKPRRRRSYSGSRSRSRSRRRSRSRSRRSSRSRSNSRSRSRSRSRRHRSRSRSGHRSRSKSPSSKSRSRNRKSHSRSRTHKSRSRSTSRKSRSRSDERKSRSKSTSKVKSDRGRSKEKSVSKKSRSRSASPMENGDGGRAKSASRSPSPPAEKSQYKSPDRHSRSRSKSGSRSKSRSRSRSASQD is encoded by the exons ATGCCTCGAGTTTATATCGGCCGGCTGAGCTATCATGTCCGCGAGAAAGACATCCAGAGGTTCTTCAGCGGGTATGGGAAGCTGCTGGAGGTGGATCTGAAAAACGG GTATGGTTTTGTTGAGTTCGAAGACACCCGTGATGCTGATGACGCCGTCTATGAGCTGAACGGTAAAGAGCTGTGTGGAGAGCGGGTCATGGTGGAGCACGCCAGAGGTCCTCGCCGGGACCGCGACAGCTATGGAGGGGGTTAttatggtggtggtggtggaggtggaggaggaggaggaggaggaggaggaggtggaggacGCA GTGGTTACAGCAGCAGAAGTCGCACCGGAAGGGATAAGTATGGACCTCCTGTTCGCACCGAGTACCGCCTCATTGTGGAGAATCTGTCTAGTCGTTGCAGCTGGCAAGACCTCAAG GATTTCATGCGTCAGGCGGGTGAGGTGACCTACGCGGATGCCCATAAGGAGCGCGCCAACGAGGGAGTGATCGAGTTTCGCTCCTACTCTGACATGCGGAGAGCTCTGGAAAAACTGGATGGAACAGATATCAATGGCAGGAAGATTCGTCTGGTTGAAGACAAGCCACGGCGTCGTCGCTCCTATTCTGGCAGCCGCTCTCG TTCTCGTAGCCGGCGCCGCTCTCGTAGTAGGAGTCGCCGTAGCAGCCGCTCTCGGAGCAACTCAAGATCTCGCTCaag GTCTCGCTCCCGCCGGCACCGCTCCCGTTCCAGGTCCGGACACAGGTCTCGCTCCAAATCTCCATCGAGCAAGTCTCGCTCTCGCAACCGTAAATCTCATTCTCGCTCTCGCACGCACAAATCTCGCAGTCGATCGACCAGTCGCAAGTCTCGCTCCCGCTCGGACGAGCGCAAGTCCCGCTCTAAGAGCACTTCTAAAGTGAAGTCGGATCGCGGACGCTCCAAGGAGAAATCGGTCAGCAAGAAATCCAGAAGTAGATCTGCTTCACCCATGGAGAATGGCGATGGGGGTCGTGCCAAGTCTGCTTCTCGCTCTCCGTCACCCCCGGCTGAGAAGAGCCAATACAAGTCTCCAGACAGGCATTCACGCTCTCGCTCAAAGTCTGGCTCGCGCTCCAAATCCCGCTCTCGTTCCAGATCTGCGTCCCAGGATTAG
- the si:ch211-10d23.5 gene encoding uncharacterized protein si:ch211-10d23.5, translating into MTERVFVFVDEEELFSVMKDLDCLYCRNPVTASKHHLKKRHLRFAIYYKDSGIGKFSIPCYCSDGGHGRSHWHCPMCLKILQRTKDYKIHITNHGVEMTDKSTVELQPTAVLLESVQTENEDKTPGNNKSPCQKCGILFTTTSNLRRHERLQHGQDQQPILCIDAKNAIYVTPKDLHGPRVPIHIRKSFALQILLCELEECWDFMKAQAQSGNPGKECRHLVRTNHARHYASPPPLCVNSLKEMTDKHLLSTSEKQECQEMNSRACIEGVDCVYPIFWGEHDISERCIYFSVYTDLEDKWCQFGRTRVSFDTKSGNWKCLCERRRNRCIHKCLSMWWLFQERLELLQNTLDVSAERVDVLEEVVMDTEDVVKMSSEGDNLC; encoded by the exons ATGACTG agcgagtgtttgtgtttgttgatGAAGAGGAGCTTTTCAGCGTGATGAAGGACCTTGACTGTCTCTACTGTAGAAATCCAGTGACTGCATCTAAACATCACCTCAAAAAGAGACATCTCAGATTTGCTATATATTATAAAGATTCTGGCATTG GGAAGTTTTCTATCCCCTGTTATTGTTCTGATGGAGGCCACGGCAGGAGCCACTGGCATTGCCCAATGTGCTTAAAAATATTGCAAAGGACAAAGGATTACAAAATCCATATTACAAACCATG GTGTTGAGATGACAGACAAATCCACAG TTGAGCTACAACCTACAGCAGTCCTGTTGGAGAGCGTACAAACGGAAAACGAAGACAAGACACCAGGCAACAACAAGTCGCCgtgccagaagtgtgggatccTCTTTACCACCACATCAAATTTGAGACGGCATGAGCGACTACAGCACGGCCAAGACCAACAGCCCATTTTATGCATAGATGCCAAAAATGCAATCTATGTCACACCGAAGGATCTGCACGGGCCGAGAGTGCCCATTCACATCCGTAAATCCTTCGCCTTACAGATTCTGTTGTGTGAACTGGAGGAGTGCTGGGATTTCATGAAAGCGCAGGCCCAGAGCGGGAATCCCGGTAAGGAGTGCCGTCACCTTGTCAGAACTAACCATGCGCGGCACTACGCTTCCCCTCCACCGCTGTGCGTTAACTCTCTAAAGGAAATGACTGACAAACACCTCCTGTCCACGTCGGAGAAACAAGAGTGCCAGGAAATGAACTCCAGGGCGTGTATAGAAGGAGTCGATTGTGTGTACCCTATTTTTTGGGGCGAGCATGACATTTCAGAGAGATGCATCTACTTTTCTGTGTACACCGACCTTGAGGACAAATGGTGTCAGTTTGGGAGGACACGCGTCTCGTTTGACACCAAATCTGGCAACTGGAAGTGTCTCTGCGAACGCAGAAGAAACCGCTGCATCCACAAGTGTTTATCCATGTGGTGGTTGTTTCAGGAGCGTCTTGAGTTGTTGCAAAATACCCTAGATGTCAGTGCCGAAAGAGTTGATGTGCTTGAGGAAGTGGTCATGGATACAGAGGACGTGGTTAAAATGTCTTCTGAGGGTGACAACCTCTGTTAG